A window of Paraburkholderia sp. PGU19 genomic DNA:
AACTCCCTTAACTCTGCCAGGATGATTAATGCCTCAAGTTGAAATTATCCAGTATGACGAAATTCCAGAAGATGGGCTGATCGATGAGGGTGCGTTGATACCGGTCAAGGGCATGATAGAGATGAGCACGCCAGATGGCGGCTGCGGTTTGGCCGGGTGCCCATGCATCCGAGGGCACTTCATTCTGCGCCTCTTCCCCGGGACGAGCAGGGTTTTGTCCGGGGTTATGTGGTGGAATTTGAAAGCAGACAGGAGCTTGAGTCGACAAGCTCTGAGGAGTTGTCAATTCTTGTTAGCGGGGCGATGAACTGAAGATCGCTCCCGCTGATCTTCTGCATGTTGCCAGCATTCTTGTTTGCCCTAGGGCCCACATACCTTCGATCGGCGTCACCCGAGGTACGGTGAAGGTCGGATAGGGCGGCAGGATGTGCATAATAATCGGGCGCCGGATCTGGTCGATTTGGTCGAGCGCGGCAAGGGCTGATTGCAACTGAAGGTTCGGCCGCGCGGCCAGATGTTTCTGCGCGTCTACGTAAGCAGCATCGGAAGCAGGTGCAGTTCAGCGCGTGTTCAATGGCCAGACCCGGACATCTGCTCTTGATTCCGTGAAGATTGACATGCACGTGAGGAGCATTTCTCTATCCAAGGATACCCACTCGTCAGCGCCATAAAACGCGGCTATGACACGTTGATCGTAGTGTGTGTCCTCGTCAGATTGAAGATATGACTCGACACGTCTTGTGCACATTTCAATAGCGATAACAAAACCGGTCACCGCGACGATCTCTTCGGAAATAGCTGCGTGTTTTGATGCGTACGTATTGACGACTTCGCAACCCCATATATCGCACTCGCCGGTGCTTACATTAGCTGAAGTACCGTGACCAGGATTACCTGCTGCTCGCGGCCGGTACCCGTTCGGGCAAAGGCGTCGCGATGGCAATCCCGAATCTTCTCACCTATCCGGTTTCGGTCGTTCTCGAGGGGTAGCGATCAGAAAAGCGTGGCCCATCCGAGGTACGGCAGTGTTGAAAACGGGCCGTGAGACTTTTGTGATGAACGACGAAATACGCGATGATAGTGTCGTGGCGACGGAGCCGGGGAGTACCAGGCTCATATAGTTGTCGAGAACACCAGAAAGACGAGTTCGACGGGGAGGGTTTCGGTGGACGATGCAGTGTCTTCTTGCAGAATGAAACGTCGGCCGGCCACCGCTCGGCGGTTACCTCCAGGACGACTGGTTCTGCGGAAGCGCGCCTTGTGGATCGTACACGTCAAGACGGTCTGCCGACTCAAACTCGTCGACGTAGAGGACAAGGTTGACTCCGTCCGGCGAAAGGTGTGATCTGAACAGAATGCCTTTCGCACCAGCCGCAATCACCTCGTCACCGATAATCCAGCTTGGTGGCTCAATGCGTTGGTTGAACCAGCAACCACGTCAGTCGCAATAGAAGTCTTCCCAGAAGGGGAGCCACTTTTCTGCGTGATACCCGCTTGTGAAGTCGACAATCGGAGCGACCGTCAGTTGATAACTTACAAGCGTGCCCGGGGGCATCAACGAGGAGATCTGCGGATATTCCCGCACCGCCGTGTTGACATCAAGAGCAAGGTATAGGGCGTTGAGTCCTATACGATTGGCCCGTCCTCCGTGCTTACCGGCACCTGCGCCACTCGTCGGCGCAACCGCCCACCTGGGGACATGCATCCGGTACGCTGTCACCTTCGTTAGCGCTGTGAGGATCATCCGGCGGCGCCCGCCTCGAGAGACGAAATATAGCGAAGCAGGTCGTCAGTCCGACTATCCGACACCAGCTGTTCAGCTGTCTTGTAGTCAAAGACCGGCAGTGGCTCATTCCTGTACCAGAACAGTGCCTGATTGACGTAGCCGGAGATGTCGGTTGCGGCGCGTATCACCCTCAGCGCTTCCCGCAGGAAACGTTGGACGCTTGGCGAGGCCGGTTGCCGACTGAGCGTGTTGCGATGAACATGCGCCTGCTGGGCGAGGGTTTGCAGGTCAATGTGCAGCGCCTCGCCAAAGCGCCAGGCGGAGACAATCGGTGCTGAACTGTCCGGGTCCCGAAGCAATGCCATGAACTGGTCAAAGCCCAAGCCCGCGTTGGGGCGGGCAATTGATTCCGTATTCCTCAGAGGCTCCGTGCACATTCTACGCACAATAATAGACGGTTATATACGGCGGGCAGTTCGCCGAAAATGGGAAATCATCTAATTTAAAATAATACTTAATAGTGCATCTCGACAAACGACGGGTGACAAATGATTCTGTAGATATATACAGTATCGTGAGCGGGACCGCGCGGTCGAAGCCCGGCTGCGTGAACAGGTCGTCCCGGCCGCGAAGGCACTTCGCGAAAATCCTGAGCGAGCGCTATCGGCGGACGACGTCCGTGCGGAACTGAAGAAGTCCCGCGCGGGCCGCGGATGAATTGGCGCGTCCAGTTTGCTCCCGAGGCGCTAACCCAACTGCGAGCGCTTGAACAGCGCATCGCCGAGGCCGGCGCACCCCTGCCTTGCACGTTTCGATCGGCGAATAACGGTTGGCCGGCGCACACGTCAGCGCGAATCTCTACTCGCTCTTCGAGTCAAGCAACGCAATGCCGTCAGCCGCCTGGAGAGCAGGGTAGATGCGTTCAATTCCGTGCCCGTAGGCATTTGCCTTCACTACCGCCCCACACGTGAGTCTGGAGCTCGCTGCCGGACGACTTCGAGATTGCGTTGTACGGCACCAGGATGAATACGTGGGTGGATGGGGCGCGGCATAACCTTCCTCTTCTGGGCAAAGTTCAAACGAAACTTCGGAGCGCTGCTGTCTGGACTTCTGGGGTCGTGCAGCGGAAAGTACATCCCACGGCCCGACTCCTAGCCGAGTTCGAAATCGGCCGGCACCTGCGGTTCTTTTTCGTAACGAAAGACGTTGAGGTCGTCGTATCGAATGGCCGGCTGTTTTCCAGATATCAAGTCGGCGAGAAGCTGAGCTGAGCCACACGACATGGTCCAGCCAAGCGTGCCATGACCAGTGTTGAGGTAGAGGTTGGGCACGGACGTACGACCTACGATAGGCGTGCCGTCCGGTGTCATCGGGCGAAGTCCGGTCCAGAACGTGGCGCGCGATGTATCGCCGCCACCTGGGAAGAGGTCATTCACGCACATTTCCAGAGTCTCGCGACGCGCTTCGCGCAGTCGCTTGTCAAACCCGACGATTTCGGCCATCCCGCCGACACGAATGCGCTTTTCGAACCGCGTGATGGCAATCTTGTACGTCTCGTCGAGAACCGTTGAGACTGGCGCATGTGACTCGTCGGCGATTGGTGCGGTGATGGAATATCCTTTGAGTGGATAGACGGGAATCTTGACCAGTCCAGACAGGAAGTTCGTTGAATACGAACCAAACGCGACGACGAACGCATCTGCATGGATGAGTTTCGCACCATGCCGAACGCCGACGACCCGTCCACCCTCGACGACCAGACCATCAACCTGGGTGTTGTAGCGGAGGGTGACGCCCGCTTTCTCAGCCATTGAGGCAAGCCGGGTGGTGAACAACTGGCAGTCACCGGTTTCGTCGCCTGGCAAGCGCAATCCACCCGTCAACTTATGTGAAGTCGCAGCGAGAGCGGGCTCAATCCGGGCAAGTTCGGCTGCCGTCAGCAACTCGTACGCGACTTTGGCCTCTTCAAGTACGGCGATATCCTTCGCCGCGCCATCGAACTGCTGCTGCGTCCTGAAAACTTGAAGAGTGCCCCCAGCACGTCCCTCGTACTGAATGCCGGTCTCGGCTCGCAAAGCCTTCAGACAGTCGCGACTATATTCCGCAAGTCTCACCATGCGGTTCTTGTTAATCGCGTAGCGTTCGGCGGTGCAGTTCTGCAGCATCTGCCACATCCATTGCAGTTGGAACTGCTTGTCCGCGTCGTCCGGTCTGATTGCAAGCGGGGCGTGTTTCTGGAACATCCACTTCACAGCCTTGAGCGGTACACCGGGGGCAGCCCAAGGCGCCGCGTAGCCAGGGGAAATCTGGCCTGCGTTGGCAAAGCTCGTTTCAAGAGCGGGACCCTGCTCCCGGTCGATGACCGTGACTTCGTGGCCTGCCCGCGCGAGATAGAACGCGCTCGTTACACCCACGACTCCGCTGCCCAGCACGACGACTCGCATTCGACAGACTCCACAGCCAAAAGGCCATAAACAGTTAATAGAAACTGCAGATGCAGCACATGCAAGTTGATGACTGGATGCTAGCCGCAAGCTGATGATTTTTTCTATTGTTTAACCGGAAATTTTTGGCTGAATTTCCTGGCTTTCATCCGCGGGGTAGTCGAGTGAGAGTAGCAGGTGTAGTGGGCGGCGCGTGGGTACCGAAGGAATCGCTACGGAGGGAGGCGCTTCGTCGGGGAAGCGCAGGGCCGCGATAGCGATCAAGCCTGACGGGAGTGCCCGCCGAGCGTGCGATCGACGAAATGCTCTGCATGTCTTTTGCCGTGGCAGGCTTGCCGCGCGGTACATACTTCAATTCAAGGAAGCAGATTGCTTCCCGCGTGTCGCATATCACGGAGTCCGGCCTGATCAGGCGTGCATCGGGCAACTGCACGGTGGGTTCGACGAAGATTCGTCGCGCGAACTTGGCTTCCACGAATAGCGCCCGGTGGGTTTGCGACGAGCAACCCCTGAAGGCTGCGCTCTGAATTGATATGCCCAGCGCAATAGTCTGTTTGCACAGTTCGCCGCCATGCATGAAGCAGGTAGTCAGCCAGCTTCGTTCGTCGCGCCATTGATGCTTCGCCCGCCTGGTCATTTTCCCCGCTTTGCTGATAGTCCGCGTTTTCGCCGCGCGCGAAAGCGGGAACCGCAGTCGGCGACCACTCCCGTGGAATAACGGCAAAATCCGACCGCCCTTGAATCGGCTTCACGCTGCATCCGACTGGATGTCCGGGACGAACTCAACCTCATGCCGAGCCGATCTGGCGAAGGCACGCGTTGTACGCCGCGATCTGCGTGCCCATCGCCGTCACGTCGTCAGTCGTGACACGCCCGGACTGTAGCGAACCGGAATTATCACGTGAGTAGCGCAAAGGAACCCCGGCCGGACGCGAGCTGGTTATCGGACAGCTGTCTTGCGGGTGTAGGGCGATTCTGTCGTCGCTATGCTTTCAATACTGTGGATCGAAAAGCATCGAACAGTCCCTCGGTCAGTTCGGGCTTGTCATCGCCAACGCTGAGCAGGCGGTGGGCACCGCCCATCATCTGAGTAAGTATCAGAGGGTAAGGCGTCAGTGGATCGAGCGCGTCAATGATGTGCTCGCGAGTGAATGGGGTGAGCAAACTCATCATGTCGTGAGCAAGCAGTGCGGCACCCGCCTTGTCGGGGTCATCGCCCCATGTATCCAGCAGATCGTCGGCGTCGCCGCCGTAAATGCGATCCATGTTGCCCGCAAGGCTGTACGTTGCGAGCAGAAACCGTAGATCCACCGCATCCCGGTTATTGTCCGTATGGCGATCCCGCCACGCGATGATCTTGAGCATCGCGAGTGCCGGTAGCGACGCGACGAGCACCACAAGATCGCGTCCCAGTTCGACGGGGAGAGCCGCCCTCAGGGCCTCGTCGAACCCTTCGACATTCAGGCAAAAGGCCCCATCGGGAGGCCAGGCGATCACATTCTCACCCTTCAGTTCGAGCCCCCCAAAAGGCACGATATCCAGCCACGTCGGTTGCCCGGTCTCAGGAGAGCGATAGTCGAGCCGCTGCGCCTGCTTTTCGTTTTGTACGAACCGGCCGGTCGCGACCAGTGCGTTACGCAGTTGCTGGTGATCGTGCCAGCTCGCGATCGACACGCCGATGTCGACGTCCCTGGTCGCACGGGTCTGGTCAATCCCAAAACGGTGGGTCGTCAGGATGTCGCGTGCGGTGGCGCCCCCAACGAACCACGCAGCGCCGGCTGCCGACGCGGCGTCGGCCACATCGCGAAGGACGTTTGCAGCGATTTCCGGAAAAGGTCGGCCCTCAAGCAGTTTGACGGGTGATGAACTGGTCACGGATCATCCTCGCTGTTTCCATGTTGCGGGAGTCCCCGCTTGCGATAAGGTCGGCATAGACAAGCACCGGACTTACGACGTTGCCGATGAGGCCGGGTGTGGGTCGCAATTCAACGGGAGCCACCAGAAACTCCACGTTGCCGGCCGGGTCTGGCCGCAAACGACCGCTCCGGATCAGTTCCTTCGGAATTCCCTTTTCACAATAGACCGTCACGATCGCTGGCTTCAGATAATGAGTCAGCAGCGCAGCGCCAGCCTCGCCCCCAAACAACCAGTCCTGTTCGGAATTCGGCGTCAGGTCCGCCCACCAGTCCTGCTCAGTCGCACTGTAGCGTTCCAGGCTCAGAGATGGTCTGAGGATCGAGGGGTATAGGGTCACCCATTCGTCCAGCAGCCTGTCATAGTTGGTGAAGGCGAGCTTGCCATCCGAACGCTCGACGAGGTCGCGGCGCTTGTGGAGCGTCTGGATGGTGGTCTGCGCCGTCCCCGTGCTGACGTTCGCAATGACAGCGAGATCGCGCCGGCGGGCGTTGAGGATCTCGGGTCGGACCAGCAACGCGAGGATGACCTGCATCGACCGCTTGGTCCAGACGCTGAGCCGATTCGAGCCCGCTTCGGCGGCACGGGGCCGACCAGCCACGAAAACAAGGGTTTTCCGCTCGCGAAGAAATGCGTTGCCCGAGAGGTCGATGGCGTCGAGTTCGAGCGCACGACAGGCCTCGACGAGGGACGGTGTCAGATACGACGTCACCAGAAGGATGCGATCCCGATGCTGCCGTTTCGCGGTAGCCGAGACCGCCGCGAGGCGCTCCTGTCGGTCGATCGAAGGCACAACGATCGCCGGACGGACGACCTTCGCTTCAAGATCGAACTCGACTATCGCGTCATAAGGCGAATTCGGAGGAGATCGCCGGACGGTGGTGGCGACGCCTGTCTCATCGCTGAACGCCTGTGTGGCGGCCTTCACAAGAGGAGAGGGGGTGTGCGAGGGCAAGGGACTTGACCCGGTTGTTCAATTTTACCTATTGTATACGCCGCGTGAACAAAGTCAAAAATCGAACGACACGGACTTTTGTTCAAAAGAATGGTGCTGTTCACGCTGCAAGAACGGACGCAAATTTTGAATCGGCGGCCCGATACCGCTTGGGCAAAGTCGGGCGAGCTTCTGGCAAGTGCTCATAAAGCGCTGACCGGAGGCCCGTAGGGGAGTGGCTGACACGAACAAAAAACCGTCGCGGGCGGAAAGCAAGGTAGACGGCGAAGCGGTGGTGCCAGATGCACGCGGCGGGCCAAGTTAACGCTTGTAAGGCGAGCGTGACGGGGCGCGTGGTGTCAGAAAATCGACCGCCCTGTATACGTGGTCAACCACTCCAACGCCAATACACCCGCCAACGAATTGCCGTTGCTATCCAGACCCGGCGACCACACGCACACGGCCATTTCGCCCGGCAACAGCGCGACGATCCCGCCGCCCACGCCGCTCTTGGCCGGCAAGCCGACACGATAGACGAAATCGCCAGCCGCATCGTAAGTGCCGCAGGTCAGCATCAGCGCCGACAGACGCTTTGCCGAACTCGCATCGAGAATGCGTTCGCCCGTCGAAGGTACGACGCCGCCGTTGCTCAAGAAAAGCGCCGCCTTCGCCAGTTCGACGCAACTCATCGAAATCGCGCATTGACGGCAATACGCATCGACGACCGCCTCGGCGGGCATCTCGATGTTGCCGAAGCTCGCCATGAAATGCGCCATCGCGCGGTTGCGATGCGCGTGCAGCAATTCGGACTGCGCGACGCGCAGGTCGTAGTCGATAGTCGATTCACCTGTGACGCGCCGCATGAATTCGACCAGCGCAGTTTCGGCCTTGACGAAGCGGCGGCACAACACATCGGTGACAACCAGCGCACCTGCATTGATGAACGGATTACGTGGCTTGCCATGCTCGGCCTCGAGTTGCACGAGCGAATTGAAAGCCGTGCCCGACGGCTCGCGGCCGACGCGCTGCCACAACGCGTCGCCCAGCAGCCTGAACGCCATCGTGCACGCGAACAGCTTCGAAATGCTCTGAATCGAAAAGCGCGTGTCGGCTTGACCGACGCGAAACACTTCGCCCGCCGTCGTGACGACGGCCATGCCGAAGCTGTTCACAGGCACTTTGGCGAGCTCGGGGATGTAGTCCGCGACGCGGCCCTTGTCGAGCCAGGGCTGCAGATCCGCGTGAATCTGTTCGAGGATGCGTGAATAGTCCATCGAGGTTTATGGGCGATGACGGGTGAATCAATTGATATTGGTTTTAGTGCGGATCAGGCGTTTCGAATGGCGGGACAAACGTAAAGCGGATCACGACATGCGTGATCCGCTTTCTCTGTCTTACGCAAACAGCGGCAGCCCGAAGCGCGACCACCTGATCGAATGACCGGCCCTATTCTGCACCGGAAATATTTCAATGGTGCGTGCAAGGCCGCACGCGGGACGTCACGCGGGCAGGCGACGCTTAAGGTACTTCGGTTTTGAGCGCGCTAGCGCGCTGACATCCACTCGTCGCCCGGCAAGCCGCTCGTCGCATATTCGGACGCTTGGCCGCCGTGAAGCGGCTCGCGCTCGTCGAGATATTCCGAGCGATAGCCCGTATGCACGCCCCAGTAATAGAACACGAGCGAGAACACGATCACGACCAGCATGTCCCAGCCATACGGCAGCACGCCCAGACCGCCAAACTGCTTGCTGCCGATCAGCGACAGGATCGCCATCACGGGCAGATACGCGACCAGCCACCATGCCGCCTTCAGATCCTGGTTGAAGCCTCCGAAGCCCGATTTTGCCTGGAAGTAGAAGAACACGGGGAGCGCCACGATCATCAGCAGGATGATCTCGCCCGTCAGCGGCCACTTCGCCCAGTACAGAATCAGCGACGCGCACACGAATGCGAACGGCG
This region includes:
- a CDS encoding type IV secretory system conjugative DNA transfer family protein is translated as MLLAAGTRSGKGVAMAIPNLLTYPVSVVLEG
- a CDS encoding DUF2384 domain-containing protein, whose amino-acid sequence is MALLRDPDSSAPIVSAWRFGEALHIDLQTLAQQAHVHRNTLSRQPASPSVQRFLREALRVIRAATDISGYVNQALFWYRNEPLPVFDYKTAEQLVSDSRTDDLLRYISSLEAGAAG
- a CDS encoding D-amino acid dehydrogenase; amino-acid sequence: MRVVVLGSGVVGVTSAFYLARAGHEVTVIDREQGPALETSFANAGQISPGYAAPWAAPGVPLKAVKWMFQKHAPLAIRPDDADKQFQLQWMWQMLQNCTAERYAINKNRMVRLAEYSRDCLKALRAETGIQYEGRAGGTLQVFRTQQQFDGAAKDIAVLEEAKVAYELLTAAELARIEPALAATSHKLTGGLRLPGDETGDCQLFTTRLASMAEKAGVTLRYNTQVDGLVVEGGRVVGVRHGAKLIHADAFVVAFGSYSTNFLSGLVKIPVYPLKGYSITAPIADESHAPVSTVLDETYKIAITRFEKRIRVGGMAEIVGFDKRLREARRETLEMCVNDLFPGGGDTSRATFWTGLRPMTPDGTPIVGRTSVPNLYLNTGHGTLGWTMSCGSAQLLADLISGKQPAIRYDDLNVFRYEKEPQVPADFELG
- a CDS encoding nucleotidyl transferase AbiEii/AbiGii toxin family protein gives rise to the protein MTSSSPVKLLEGRPFPEIAANVLRDVADAASAAGAAWFVGGATARDILTTHRFGIDQTRATRDVDIGVSIASWHDHQQLRNALVATGRFVQNEKQAQRLDYRSPETGQPTWLDIVPFGGLELKGENVIAWPPDGAFCLNVEGFDEALRAALPVELGRDLVVLVASLPALAMLKIIAWRDRHTDNNRDAVDLRFLLATYSLAGNMDRIYGGDADDLLDTWGDDPDKAGAALLAHDMMSLLTPFTREHIIDALDPLTPYPLILTQMMGGAHRLLSVGDDKPELTEGLFDAFRSTVLKA
- a CDS encoding type IV toxin-antitoxin system AbiEi family antitoxin, whose protein sequence is MPSHTPSPLVKAATQAFSDETGVATTVRRSPPNSPYDAIVEFDLEAKVVRPAIVVPSIDRQERLAAVSATAKRQHRDRILLVTSYLTPSLVEACRALELDAIDLSGNAFLRERKTLVFVAGRPRAAEAGSNRLSVWTKRSMQVILALLVRPEILNARRRDLAVIANVSTGTAQTTIQTLHKRRDLVERSDGKLAFTNYDRLLDEWVTLYPSILRPSLSLERYSATEQDWWADLTPNSEQDWLFGGEAGAALLTHYLKPAIVTVYCEKGIPKELIRSGRLRPDPAGNVEFLVAPVELRPTPGLIGNVVSPVLVYADLIASGDSRNMETARMIRDQFITRQTA
- a CDS encoding glutaminase — encoded protein: MDYSRILEQIHADLQPWLDKGRVADYIPELAKVPVNSFGMAVVTTAGEVFRVGQADTRFSIQSISKLFACTMAFRLLGDALWQRVGREPSGTAFNSLVQLEAEHGKPRNPFINAGALVVTDVLCRRFVKAETALVEFMRRVTGESTIDYDLRVAQSELLHAHRNRAMAHFMASFGNIEMPAEAVVDAYCRQCAISMSCVELAKAALFLSNGGVVPSTGERILDASSAKRLSALMLTCGTYDAAGDFVYRVGLPAKSGVGGGIVALLPGEMAVCVWSPGLDSNGNSLAGVLALEWLTTYTGRSIF